One segment of Drosophila mauritiana strain mau12 chromosome 3R, ASM438214v1, whole genome shotgun sequence DNA contains the following:
- the LOC117144034 gene encoding transcription factor E2f1: MSKFFVNVAPINNSSSSSSHTTTSSNTQRHQQHQQHYGGGGTTGHTMVARRLHYDLHGRVNNNNNNIVIKNESLDLDYDHGLSSSDSNSNGGVAAHLRDHVYISLDKGHNTGAVATAAAATTGHAQQQLQQHHHQNQQQRKATGKSNDITNYYKVKRRPHAVSDEIHPKKQAKQSAHHQTVYQKHTASSTPQQLRHSHHQLRHDADAELDEDVVERVAKPASHHPFSLSTPQQQLAASVASSSSSGDRNRADTSLGILTKKFVDLLQESPDGVVDLNEASNRLHVQKRRIYDITNVLEGINILEKKSKNNIQWRCGQSMVSQERSLRIEADSLRLEQQENELNKAIDLMRENLAEISQEVENSGGMAYVTQNDLLNVDLFKDQIVIVIKAPPEAKLVLPNTKLPREIYVKAENSGEINVFLCHSDTSPENSPIAQGAGYVGAPGAGCVRTATSTRLHPLTNQRLNDPLFNNIDAMSTKGLFQTPYRSARNLSKSIEEAAKQSQPEYNNICDIAMGQHHNLNQQQQQQQLLQQPEEDDVDAELNQLVPTLTNPVVRTHQFQQQQQQPSIQELFSSLTESSPPTPTKRRREAAAAAIAAGSATTATTTLNSHNNRNHSNHSNHSNHSSSNSKSQPPTIGYGSSQRRSDVPMYNCAMEGATTTSAAADAVAATSRSAAASSLQMQFAAVAESNNSSSSGGGGGYGSIAGAGANADPHQPFSHDRNSLPPGVADCDANSNSSSVTLQGLDALFNDIGSDYFSNDIAFVSINPPDDNDYPYALNANEGIDRLFDFGSDAYGP; the protein is encoded by the exons ATGTCCAAGTTCTTTGTGAATGTTGCCCCTatcaacaacagcagcagcagcagtagccacacgaccaccagcagcaacacccagcgacatcagcagcaccaacaacaCTATGGCGGGGGCGGGACAACCGGCCACACGATGGTGGCCCGCAGACTCCACTACGATCTGCACGGCCgcgtcaacaacaacaacaacaacattgtGATCAAGAACGAGTCCCTCGACTTGGACTACGATCACGGCCTGagcagcagcgacagcaacagcaacggcgGCGTGGCAGCCCACCTGCGGGATCATGTCTACATCAGTCTGGACAAGGGGCACAACACGGGGGCagtggcaacagcagcggcggcaacgACGGGCCAcgcgcagcagcaactgcagcagcaccaccaccaaaatcagcagcaacgcAAGGCGACCGGCAAATCAAACGATATCACAAATTATTACAAG GTCAAACGTCGGCCCCACGCCGTCAGCGACGAGATCCACCCGAAGAAACAGGCCAAGCAGAGCGCCCACCACCAGACGGTGTATCAGAAGCACACGGCCAGCAGCACGCCCCAGCAGCTGCGGCACAGCCACCATCAGCTGCGCCACGACGCGGATGCCGAGCTGGACGAGGATGTGGTGGAGCGGGTGGCCAAGCCGGCATCGCATCACCCCTTTTCGCTGTCGACGCCCCAGCAACAGTTGGCCGCGTCGGTGGCCAGCAGTTCCTCGAGCGGAGATCGCAATCGGGCGGACACCTCGCTGGGAATACTGACCAAAAAGTTTGTGGACCTGCTGCAGGAGTCACCGGATGGCGTGGTGGATCTGAACGAGGCCTCCAATCGATTGCACGTTCAGAAGCGGCGCATCTACGACATTACCAATGTCCTCGAGGGCATTAACATCCTGGAGAAGAAGTCGAAGAACAACATCCAGTGGCGCTGCGGGCAGTCGATGGTCAGCCAGGAGCGATCGCTGCGCATCGAAGCGGATTCTTTGCGGCTGGAGCAACAGGAGAACGAGCTGAACAAGGCCATCGACCTGATGCGCGAGAATCTGGCTGAGATCTCccaggaggtggagaactCCGGCGGCATGGCCTACGTCACACAGAACGACCTGCTCAACGTGGATCTCTTCAAAGATCAGATCGTCATCGTGATCAAGGCGCCGCCAGAGGCTAAGCTTGTG CTGCCCAACACAAAATTGCCGCGCGAGATTTACGTGAAGGCGGAGAACAGCGGGGAGATCAATGTCTTCCTTTGCCACTCTGACACCTCGCCGGAAAATTCGCCGATCGCGCAGGGAGCCGGCTACGTTGGGGCACCGGGAGCAGGATGTGTCCGTACGGCCACCTCCACACGACTGCATCCGTTGACCAACCAGCGACTGAACGATCCGCTCTTCAACAATATCGATGCCATGAGCACCAAGGGATTAT TTCAAACGCCCTACCGCTCGGCTCGCAACCTCAGCAAGTCGATTGAGGAAGCCGCCAAGCAGTCCCAGCCTGAATATAATAACATTTGTGATATTGCGATGGGCCAGCATCATAATCtgaaccagcagcagcagcaacaacagttgCTGCAGCAGCCGGAGGAGGACGATGTGGACGCGGAGCTGAACCAGCTGGTTCCGACACTGACAAATCCGGTGGTCCGGACCCATCagttccagcagcagcagcagcagccctCCATCCAGGAGCTGTTCAGCAGCTTAACAGAATCCTCGCCTCCAACGCCCACCAAGCGGCGTCGGGaggcagcagccgcagcaattGCCGCAGGCAgcgcaacaacagcaaccacTACGCTTAATAGTCATAACAACAGAAACCACAGCAATCATAGCAACCACAGCAACcatagcagcagcaacagcaaatcCCAACCACCCACAATAGGCTACGGCAGCAGTCAACGACGCAGCGATGTGCCCATGTATAATTGTGCAATGGAAGGCGCAACCACaacatctgcagcagcagatgcGGTAGCTGCCACATCGCGATCGGCCGCAGCAAGCTCGCTGCAGATGCAGTTTGCTGCCGTCGCGgagagcaacaacagcagcagcagcggcggtggcggcggctATGGCAGCATCGCTGGCGCTGGCGCCAACGCTGATCCCCATCAGCCGTTCAGCCATGACCGCAACAGCCTGCCGCCCGGCGTGGCCGACTGCGATGCcaacagcaatagcagcaGTGTCACGCTGCAGGGCCTCGATGCTCTCTTCAACGACATTGGCTCGGACT ACTTCAGCAACGATATCGCCTTTGTGTCCATCAATCCGCCGGACGACAACGACTATCCGTATGCGCTGAACGCGAACGAGGGCATCGATCGGCTGTTCGACTTCGGTTCGGATGCCTATGGACCCTAA